From Pseudoalteromonas viridis, the proteins below share one genomic window:
- the rpsB gene encoding 30S ribosomal protein S2: MANVSMRDMLQAGVHFGHQARYWNPKMKPFIFGARNRVHIINLEKTVPMFNDALKFLSNVASNKGKILFVGTKRAASEAVKEAAIQSEQFYVNHRWLGGMLTNWKTVRQSIKRLKDLEAQSQDGTFEKLTKKEALMKTREMEKLEKSLGGIKDMGGLPDAIFIIDADHEHIAIREANNLGIPVVSVVDTNSNPDGVDYIIPGNDDAIRAIQLYTGAVATAITEGRESNIVAQAESDDFVEAE, encoded by the coding sequence ATGGCAAACGTTTCAATGCGCGATATGCTTCAAGCTGGTGTTCACTTCGGTCACCAGGCTCGTTACTGGAACCCTAAGATGAAGCCTTTCATCTTCGGCGCTCGTAACCGTGTACATATCATCAACCTGGAAAAGACTGTTCCTATGTTCAACGATGCACTTAAGTTCCTTTCGAACGTTGCATCTAACAAAGGTAAAATCCTTTTCGTAGGTACTAAGCGCGCTGCAAGCGAAGCAGTTAAAGAAGCAGCTATTCAAAGCGAGCAGTTTTACGTAAATCACCGTTGGTTAGGTGGTATGCTGACTAACTGGAAAACAGTTCGTCAGTCAATCAAGCGTCTTAAAGACCTTGAAGCTCAAAGCCAAGACGGTACTTTCGAGAAGCTGACTAAAAAAGAAGCTTTGATGAAAACTCGTGAAATGGAAAAGCTTGAGAAAAGCCTTGGTGGTATCAAAGATATGGGCGGTCTTCCAGACGCTATCTTCATCATCGATGCTGACCACGAGCACATCGCTATCCGTGAAGCAAACAACCTGGGCATTCCAGTAGTATCTGTTGTTGATACTAACTCTAACCCAGACGGCGTTGACTACATCATCCCAGGTAACGATGATGCTATCCGCGCTATCCAGCTTTACACTGGTGCTGTTGCAACTGCTATCACTGAAGGTCGTGAAAGCAACATCGTTGCTCAAGCTGAAAGCGACGACTTCGTAGAAGCTGAGTAA
- the map gene encoding type I methionyl aminopeptidase: MSAVIKTPEEIEKMRVAGKLAAEVLEMIEPYVKPGVTTDELNTICHNYIVDVQQAVPAPLNYHGFPKSICTSVNHVICHGIPNDKPLKEGDIINIDVTVIKDGYHGDTSKMFFVGTPSIQGKRLSEVTQEALYIGIRMVKPGVRIGDIGAAIQKYAEGFNYSIVREYCGHGIGAEFHEEPQIVHYGKPGTGEALQAGMCLTIEPMVNAGKRHCKLLKDDWTVVTKDRSLSAQWEHTLLVTENGVEVLTLRSDDTIERVIEHTA, from the coding sequence ATGAGTGCAGTGATCAAAACCCCTGAAGAAATCGAAAAAATGCGTGTTGCCGGTAAGTTAGCCGCTGAAGTATTAGAAATGATTGAACCTTATGTCAAACCAGGGGTGACAACTGATGAGCTGAATACCATTTGTCATAATTATATTGTGGATGTGCAGCAGGCTGTGCCGGCACCACTTAACTATCATGGTTTCCCTAAGTCTATTTGTACCTCAGTAAACCACGTAATTTGCCACGGTATTCCAAACGACAAACCGCTTAAAGAAGGTGACATCATCAACATCGATGTGACAGTCATCAAAGACGGTTACCATGGCGATACTTCTAAAATGTTCTTTGTGGGTACGCCCAGTATTCAAGGTAAGCGTCTGAGCGAAGTGACGCAGGAAGCTCTGTATATCGGTATTCGCATGGTTAAGCCGGGCGTACGCATTGGCGACATCGGCGCTGCGATTCAAAAATATGCCGAGGGCTTTAACTACTCTATCGTGCGTGAATATTGCGGCCACGGTATTGGCGCCGAATTCCACGAAGAGCCGCAAATTGTCCACTATGGCAAGCCGGGTACAGGTGAAGCCCTGCAAGCCGGCATGTGTCTGACCATTGAACCTATGGTCAATGCGGGCAAGCGCCACTGTAAACTGCTCAAAGACGACTGGACTGTAGTAACGAAAGACCGCAGCCTGTCTGCTCAGTGGGAACACACTCTGCTGGTGACTGAAAACGGCGTAGAAGTTCTGACGCTGCGCAGCGACGACACCATTGAGCGGGTAATCGAGCACACAGCTTAA
- a CDS encoding helix-turn-helix domain-containing protein: MTTVKRNESVRKAHTIAARKQIQTAIRRLRREMNLTQAELGKKLVTPVDQATISNWECGKSDLSACQLLDIMMIFGQPNFMSLLEQGAQSDLIDEPQFA, from the coding sequence ATGACTACTGTTAAAAGAAATGAATCTGTGCGTAAAGCACACACCATAGCAGCCAGGAAGCAAATTCAAACTGCGATCCGTCGCCTGCGCAGAGAAATGAACTTAACTCAGGCAGAGTTAGGTAAGAAGCTTGTCACACCGGTTGATCAGGCAACTATCTCCAACTGGGAGTGCGGTAAGTCCGACTTATCAGCCTGTCAATTATTGGACATCATGATGATTTTTGGCCAGCCAAACTTCATGAGTCTGCTGGAGCAAGGGGCCCAAAGCGATCTCATCGACGAACCTCAGTTTGCCTGA
- the pyrH gene encoding UMP kinase: MTINRKPVFRRVLLKLSGEALMGDEGFGIDPKVLDRMAQEIKELVELDVEVGLVIGGGNFLRGGSLAEAGMNRVVGDHMGMLATVMNGLAMRDALHRAFVNARLMSAIPLNGVCDAYNWAEAISLLKSGRVVIFSAGTGNPFFTTDSAACLRGIEIEADTVIKATKVDGVFSDDPVKNPDAELHRHLTYNEVIERELKVMDLAAFTLARDHNMPLSVFNMNKPGALKRVIMGEEEGTLISTQPAAE; the protein is encoded by the coding sequence ATGACTATCAATCGAAAACCTGTTTTTAGACGCGTTCTTCTTAAACTTAGCGGCGAAGCTTTGATGGGAGATGAAGGCTTTGGAATCGATCCTAAAGTATTGGATCGTATGGCCCAAGAAATAAAAGAACTTGTAGAACTCGACGTAGAAGTGGGTTTGGTTATCGGCGGCGGTAACTTCTTACGTGGCGGCTCTTTGGCCGAAGCGGGTATGAACCGCGTAGTGGGTGACCACATGGGTATGCTGGCAACGGTGATGAATGGTCTGGCGATGCGTGACGCACTGCACAGAGCGTTTGTGAATGCCCGTCTGATGTCTGCCATTCCACTCAATGGTGTATGTGATGCATACAACTGGGCAGAAGCAATTAGCTTGCTGAAATCAGGCCGCGTTGTGATCTTCTCTGCAGGTACTGGTAATCCGTTCTTCACCACTGATTCAGCAGCCTGTCTGCGCGGCATCGAAATTGAAGCCGATACGGTGATCAAGGCCACTAAAGTAGATGGCGTATTTAGTGATGATCCGGTGAAAAATCCAGATGCAGAATTACACCGCCACCTGACGTACAATGAAGTGATTGAAAGAGAATTAAAGGTTATGGACCTGGCGGCATTTACCCTGGCTCGTGACCACAACATGCCTTTGAGCGTATTCAACATGAACAAACCAGGCGCGCTAAAGCGTGTTATCATGGGTGAAGAAGAAGGCACTTTAATCAGTACACAACCAGCTGCGGAGTAA
- the tsf gene encoding translation elongation factor Ts — MAVTAALVKELRERTGAGMMDCKKALTETNGDIDLAIENMRKSGAAKAAKKAGNIAAEGTILIKQGEGFAALLEVNCQTDFVAKDENFLGFANTVLDAAAEAKTDIETLKAQFEETRVALVAKIGENINVRRVEYIDGENISAYRHGDRIGVVVTGDADEETLKHVAMHVAASKPDYLNPEDVPAEVVEKEKAVQVEIAMNEGKPAEIAEKMVVGRMKKFTGEISLTGQAFIMEPKKSVGEYLKEKGASVSSFIRLEVGEGIEKKEEDFAAEVAAQIAAAKGE, encoded by the coding sequence ATGGCTGTAACTGCTGCCCTAGTTAAAGAACTTCGCGAGCGTACTGGCGCTGGCATGATGGATTGTAAAAAAGCACTGACTGAAACTAACGGTGACATCGATCTGGCGATCGAGAACATGCGTAAGAGCGGTGCTGCTAAAGCGGCTAAAAAAGCTGGTAACATTGCTGCTGAAGGTACAATCCTGATCAAGCAAGGTGAAGGTTTCGCTGCACTTCTTGAAGTTAACTGTCAAACTGACTTCGTTGCTAAAGACGAAAACTTCCTGGGTTTCGCTAACACTGTTCTTGACGCTGCTGCTGAAGCTAAGACAGACATCGAAACTTTGAAAGCTCAGTTCGAAGAAACGCGTGTTGCACTAGTTGCTAAAATCGGTGAAAACATCAACGTTCGTCGCGTTGAGTACATCGACGGCGAAAACATCTCTGCATACCGTCACGGCGACCGTATCGGTGTTGTTGTAACTGGTGACGCTGACGAAGAGACTCTGAAGCACGTTGCAATGCACGTTGCTGCTTCTAAGCCTGACTACCTAAACCCAGAAGACGTACCTGCTGAGGTTGTAGAGAAAGAAAAAGCGGTTCAGGTTGAAATCGCTATGAACGAAGGCAAGCCTGCTGAAATCGCTGAGAAAATGGTTGTTGGCCGCATGAAGAAGTTCACTGGTGAGATCTCTCTTACTGGTCAAGCGTTCATCATGGAGCCTAAGAAGTCTGTTGGCGAGTACCTGAAAGAGAAAGGTGCTTCTGTTTCTTCATTCATTCGCCTTGAAGTTGGTGAAGGTATCGAGAAGAAAGAAGAAGACTTCGCTGCTGAAGTTGCTGCTCAAATCGCAGCTGCGAAAGGCGAATAA
- the glnD gene encoding [protein-PII] uridylyltransferase encodes MALPNKVKTLLDEAQTLNDYKNCQAYFYKWLNNQFSKQPVRQLINARAEFIDRLLIKLYTETGLAQFPDLALIGVGGYGRGELHPYSDIDFLLLCKQEPGAELTGSLESFMTLLWDLNLDIGHSVRTHEQVLEQKREDVHFTTSLLESRLICGNHVEFERLKSHIVETPIWQSDEFFIAKVKEQRLRRKKCHGTAYNLEPNIKENPGGLRDLQTIFWVAKKHFHAETLEELISHGYLTHEEYQELLECLENLWNIRFALHLAAGRSENRLLFDYQPHAAELLGFGSEGKASVERMMKRLFRIMSRVREMNQMLLSYFEQSILPDQSEQTAVPLDNHFERVGKRIRVKNPSVFFRRENLILLFEHIADNPEITDIDPSTIRTVRQVRRRLLGDLQDYAACRDALMRLLKHPNGMGRAFTLMHKHGIIAAYLPQWRNIFGQMQFDLFHAYTVDEHTHKLINNIYRYFSHEHQNEFPLCSEIVTRMDKPELLYLAGIFHDIAKGRGGDHSELGAVDAAAFARMHGFSSSDSKLVAWLVENHLLMSVTAQRKDINDPDVINEFASRIKNERQLDYLYCLTVADIRATNDNLWNDWKNTLLRELYLHTQRALRLGLENPMDMRDQIRDKKQQAKQRLINKDYREDLIDMIWARFKANYFTAFSEQQISWHTEYLLGRDDLSQPCVVVSEQPMHGGTQVFVYAPYEATLFAKLVAVIGSKKAQIQHAQVLTTKDGYVVFSFVILEVDGRPISGSRAKALRRSLEVILTDPKKKIRLKKNRSQRFKDFNIKPKVVVRPHARSDRNLIEIQAVDIPGLLTKIAEVFQLHSLHIHAARITTVGERAEDFFVVSDKDYQRLSEDAKASLHRSLMKKLNAESE; translated from the coding sequence GTGGCACTACCAAACAAAGTAAAAACGCTTCTCGACGAAGCGCAAACCTTAAACGACTATAAAAACTGCCAGGCCTACTTTTACAAGTGGCTGAATAATCAGTTTTCCAAACAACCCGTCAGACAATTGATCAACGCCCGAGCCGAGTTTATTGATAGGCTACTGATCAAGCTCTACACCGAAACCGGACTGGCGCAGTTCCCGGATCTGGCGCTGATTGGTGTGGGAGGCTATGGCCGTGGCGAGTTGCACCCGTATTCCGACATCGACTTCCTGCTGCTGTGTAAGCAAGAGCCCGGCGCAGAACTAACCGGCTCGCTGGAGTCATTTATGACGTTGCTGTGGGATCTGAACCTGGATATTGGCCACAGCGTAAGAACCCACGAGCAGGTGCTGGAACAAAAACGCGAAGACGTACACTTTACCACCAGCTTGCTGGAAAGCCGCTTGATTTGTGGTAATCACGTAGAGTTCGAGCGACTGAAAAGCCATATTGTCGAAACGCCCATCTGGCAGTCGGATGAGTTCTTTATAGCCAAGGTCAAAGAGCAGCGTCTGCGACGCAAAAAATGCCACGGTACGGCTTATAACCTTGAGCCTAATATCAAAGAGAACCCCGGTGGCCTGCGCGACCTTCAGACCATCTTTTGGGTGGCTAAAAAGCACTTTCACGCCGAAACGTTGGAAGAGCTTATAAGCCATGGTTACCTGACCCATGAAGAATATCAGGAGCTGCTGGAGTGCCTGGAAAACCTCTGGAACATCCGTTTTGCATTGCATCTGGCCGCCGGGCGCAGCGAAAACCGCCTGCTGTTTGACTATCAGCCTCATGCCGCGGAGCTATTAGGGTTTGGCTCCGAAGGTAAAGCCTCGGTTGAGCGTATGATGAAACGCCTGTTTCGGATCATGAGCCGGGTGCGAGAAATGAATCAGATGCTGCTGTCCTATTTTGAGCAGAGCATTTTACCGGATCAAAGCGAGCAAACCGCAGTGCCACTCGATAATCACTTTGAACGTGTTGGCAAAAGAATTCGAGTCAAGAACCCTTCTGTATTCTTTCGTCGGGAGAACCTGATCTTATTGTTCGAGCACATTGCCGACAACCCGGAGATCACCGATATCGACCCCAGTACCATACGTACGGTGCGCCAGGTAAGACGCCGTTTGCTCGGTGACTTACAGGATTATGCCGCCTGTCGCGACGCCCTGATGCGGCTACTCAAGCACCCCAACGGCATGGGCCGCGCATTTACCCTGATGCACAAACATGGGATCATTGCTGCCTATTTGCCACAGTGGCGTAATATCTTTGGCCAGATGCAGTTCGACTTGTTCCACGCCTATACCGTGGATGAACACACCCATAAGCTGATCAACAATATTTATCGCTACTTCAGCCACGAGCATCAGAATGAGTTTCCGCTGTGTTCGGAAATTGTCACCCGCATGGATAAGCCCGAACTACTCTATCTGGCGGGGATTTTCCATGATATTGCCAAAGGCCGTGGTGGCGACCATTCAGAGCTGGGAGCGGTGGATGCCGCAGCGTTTGCACGCATGCACGGCTTTTCCTCGTCCGACAGCAAACTGGTCGCGTGGCTGGTTGAAAATCACCTGCTGATGTCAGTCACGGCGCAGCGTAAGGACATCAATGATCCAGATGTTATCAACGAATTTGCTTCTCGCATCAAAAATGAGCGCCAGCTCGATTACCTCTATTGTCTGACCGTAGCGGATATTCGTGCAACTAACGACAATCTCTGGAATGACTGGAAAAACACTCTGCTGCGGGAGCTTTATTTACATACGCAGCGCGCACTGCGGCTGGGGCTTGAAAACCCCATGGATATGCGAGACCAAATTCGTGATAAAAAGCAACAGGCCAAGCAGCGGCTTATTAATAAAGACTATCGCGAAGATCTGATTGATATGATCTGGGCGCGCTTTAAGGCCAACTATTTTACTGCCTTTAGCGAGCAGCAAATTTCCTGGCATACCGAGTACCTGCTTGGTCGTGATGATTTGAGTCAGCCTTGTGTGGTGGTTTCTGAACAACCGATGCACGGCGGCACGCAGGTATTTGTTTATGCGCCTTACGAAGCCACTCTGTTTGCTAAACTGGTGGCGGTGATTGGCTCCAAAAAAGCCCAGATCCAGCATGCGCAGGTGCTGACCACCAAAGATGGCTATGTGGTCTTTAGCTTTGTCATTTTGGAAGTCGATGGTCGCCCTATCAGTGGCAGCCGGGCCAAGGCCCTGCGCCGCAGCCTGGAAGTGATCCTGACCGATCCGAAAAAGAAAATTAGGCTTAAAAAGAACCGCTCTCAGCGCTTTAAAGACTTTAATATTAAACCTAAGGTCGTGGTCCGCCCCCACGCCCGCAGTGACAGAAACCTGATAGAGATCCAGGCAGTGGATATTCCCGGCTTGTTGACTAAAATAGCCGAGGTATTTCAATTGCATTCACTGCATATTCACGCCGCACGTATTACTACAGTGGGCGAACGTGCCGAGGATTTCTTTGTGGTTTCGGACAAAGATTATCAACGTCTCAGTGAAGATGCCAAAGCATCGTTACACCGTTCACTGATGAAAAAACTCAATGCAGAATCTGAATAA
- the dapD gene encoding 2,3,4,5-tetrahydropyridine-2,6-dicarboxylate N-succinyltransferase — protein MSDLKTIIEQAWEQRDTITPSDVSPQVKNAIIDALAMLDSGAARVAEKISGEWVVHQWLKKAVLLSFRIRDNQPLHDGVNQFYDKVPLKFSDYTPEQFQQGGMRVVPNAVARQGSFVGKNVVLMPSYVNIGAYVDEGTMVDTWATVGSCAQIGKNVHLSGGVGIGGVLEPLQANPTIIEDNCFIGARSEIVEGVIVEEGAVISMGVYISQSTRIYDRETGEVHYGRVPAGAVVVPGSLPSKDGTHSLYAAIIVKKVDQQTREKVGINALLRSVQD, from the coding sequence ATGTCGGATTTAAAAACCATAATTGAACAGGCCTGGGAACAACGTGACACCATCACACCAAGTGATGTGTCACCTCAGGTTAAAAATGCCATTATTGATGCACTGGCCATGCTGGACTCGGGTGCCGCCCGTGTTGCTGAAAAAATCAGCGGTGAGTGGGTTGTACACCAGTGGCTGAAAAAGGCGGTTCTGCTGTCATTTCGGATCCGCGATAATCAGCCGCTGCATGATGGCGTTAACCAGTTTTACGATAAAGTGCCGCTTAAATTCAGCGATTATACACCAGAGCAGTTTCAGCAAGGCGGCATGCGTGTTGTGCCTAACGCTGTCGCACGTCAGGGCAGCTTTGTCGGCAAAAACGTGGTTCTAATGCCTTCTTATGTGAATATTGGCGCGTACGTTGACGAAGGCACCATGGTTGATACCTGGGCCACCGTTGGCTCTTGTGCGCAGATCGGTAAAAATGTGCACCTGTCAGGCGGTGTGGGCATTGGCGGTGTACTGGAGCCTCTGCAGGCCAACCCTACCATCATTGAAGACAACTGCTTCATCGGTGCCCGCTCTGAGATTGTTGAGGGCGTGATTGTCGAAGAAGGCGCGGTCATTTCTATGGGCGTGTATATTTCACAGAGTACCCGTATTTACGACCGTGAAACCGGTGAGGTCCACTACGGTCGTGTGCCAGCTGGCGCCGTGGTCGTCCCGGGCTCTTTGCCAAGCAAAGATGGCACACACAGCCTGTATGCGGCCATTATCGTGAAGAAAGTGGACCAGCAGACACGCGAAAAAGTTGGTATTAACGCCCTGCTTCGCTCAGTGCAGGATTAA